Proteins encoded together in one Falco peregrinus isolate bFalPer1 chromosome 2, bFalPer1.pri, whole genome shotgun sequence window:
- the TMEM154 gene encoding transmembrane protein 154 isoform X2, which yields MRTCPSKNQLRNMVRTGSENDGSGDGSPILPTVTATTSPAAHSPTTDDHTPVLVTASATESGFETKITPNTESNAANDQDSLEAAEQSILIYIVPAVLLVLLILLIIFFVIHHKRKKSKQDELGSENVKSPIFEEDTPSVMEIEMEELDKWMNSMNKNADCECLPTVREEEKESIANPSDGES from the exons ATGCGGACATGCCCCAGTAAAAACCAGCTGAGGAACATGGTCAGGACTG GCTCTGAAAATGATGGTTCAGGAGATGGATCACCGATATTACCCACTGTTACAGCAACAACTTCTCCTGCTGCACATTCTCCAACCACGGATGACCACACACCGGTACTTGTCACTGCAAGCGCTACTGAAAGTggctttgaaacaaaaattactcCAAATACTGAATCCAATGCTGCGAACGATCAGGACAGCCTAGAAGCAGCAGAACAGTCTATCTTGATATACATTGTCCCCGCCGTGCTACTGGTCCTGCTGATTTTGCTGATCATATTTTTTGTGATAcatcataaaaggaaaaagtctaAGCAAG atgagctgggaagtgaaaatgtgaaaag TCCTATTTTTGAAGAAGACACACCCTCTGTTATGGAGATAGAAATGGAAGAACTTGATAAATGGATGAACAGCATGAACAAAAATG CTGACTGTGAATGTTTGCCTACTgtaagggaagaagaaaaagaatcaatTGCCAACCCAAG
- the TMEM154 gene encoding transmembrane protein 154 isoform X1 — protein sequence MRKQNLIALLSALSLAGGSAGHGSENDGSGDGSPILPTVTATTSPAAHSPTTDDHTPVLVTASATESGFETKITPNTESNAANDQDSLEAAEQSILIYIVPAVLLVLLILLIIFFVIHHKRKKSKQDELGSENVKSPIFEEDTPSVMEIEMEELDKWMNSMNKNADCECLPTVREEEKESIANPSDGES from the exons ATGCGAAAGCAAAACCTCATCGCGCTGCTTTCTGCCCTGTCGCTGGCCGGAGGATCTGCCGGGCACG GCTCTGAAAATGATGGTTCAGGAGATGGATCACCGATATTACCCACTGTTACAGCAACAACTTCTCCTGCTGCACATTCTCCAACCACGGATGACCACACACCGGTACTTGTCACTGCAAGCGCTACTGAAAGTggctttgaaacaaaaattactcCAAATACTGAATCCAATGCTGCGAACGATCAGGACAGCCTAGAAGCAGCAGAACAGTCTATCTTGATATACATTGTCCCCGCCGTGCTACTGGTCCTGCTGATTTTGCTGATCATATTTTTTGTGATAcatcataaaaggaaaaagtctaAGCAAG atgagctgggaagtgaaaatgtgaaaag TCCTATTTTTGAAGAAGACACACCCTCTGTTATGGAGATAGAAATGGAAGAACTTGATAAATGGATGAACAGCATGAACAAAAATG CTGACTGTGAATGTTTGCCTACTgtaagggaagaagaaaaagaatcaatTGCCAACCCAAG